The Granulicella sibirica genome has a segment encoding these proteins:
- a CDS encoding SDR family NAD(P)-dependent oxidoreductase, with amino-acid sequence MGKLEGKIALITGGNSGIGLATAKRFVAEGAYIFITGRREAELDAAVSEIGANVTGVKGDVASLGDLDKLFAQIKREKGKLDIVFANAGITPMTLLGEITEEAYDSLFDVNVKGLLFSIQKALPLLSDGGSIILNASIVASKGFANWSVYSATKAAVRSFARSWTSDLKERRIRVNALSPGYIDTAPWHSSAVTEIRENIESSGSVPLGRFGTADEVAKAVVFLASDDSSYITGTEIFVDGGVAQI; translated from the coding sequence ATGGGGAAGCTCGAAGGAAAGATTGCGCTCATAACGGGCGGGAATAGCGGCATCGGACTTGCGACCGCAAAGCGGTTTGTAGCCGAAGGCGCCTACATCTTCATAACGGGACGTCGAGAGGCGGAGCTAGATGCTGCTGTAAGCGAGATTGGTGCCAATGTAACCGGTGTCAAGGGAGATGTGGCCAGCCTTGGCGATTTGGATAAGCTCTTCGCCCAGATCAAACGCGAGAAGGGCAAACTCGACATTGTCTTTGCGAACGCAGGAATTACGCCCATGACCCTGTTAGGCGAGATAACGGAGGAGGCCTACGATTCGCTCTTCGATGTCAATGTCAAAGGACTCCTCTTCTCCATCCAGAAGGCACTCCCGTTGCTGTCAGACGGCGGGTCGATCATCCTTAACGCATCCATCGTTGCCAGCAAGGGTTTTGCCAACTGGAGTGTGTATAGCGCTACAAAGGCCGCTGTCCGTTCGTTCGCACGAAGCTGGACATCGGACCTGAAGGAACGCCGTATCCGTGTGAATGCGTTGAGTCCCGGCTATATCGACACCGCGCCGTGGCATTCAAGTGCCGTGACAGAGATCCGCGAAAATATCGAGTCTTCGGGCAGTGTGCCACTGGGCCGGTTTGGTACAGCCGATGAGGTCGCTAAGGCCGTGGTCTTTCTCGCGAGTGATGACAGCAGCTACATCACTGGAACGGAGATATTCGTCGATGGTGGTGTCGCACAAATCTGA